A window of the Cystobacter fuscus genome harbors these coding sequences:
- a CDS encoding Kelch repeat-containing protein — protein sequence MSVFRRLSFLPALLLLCIAACHTQPQGSVSFAAAVQQALSASDVTRVTVTISASDMTSIVVDLAESNGTWGGLIGNIPAGTNRTFVADAFDASGTKRFQGQTSGVTIIANQTTAVALTLQELSPQPPYSNEAPLIDSVVAATTAVQTGASLSLTATAHDPNPGDTLTYAWSATSGTFSAPTAANTTWTAPTTLGVQTLTLTVTDSQGAAVSVSLAINVYSGVATGNAAINISFNFAPVVSKVSASLNQLDAGQSTAVSVIASDANGDTLSYLWSASCPGTWTNDTSSAASFVPSSVPASACNNCRLTVTIQDGRGGQTTGSLNLCVTSTSTQRFPPVFTHYYQSALSASAGQPVTFEVNAQDPQSSTLTFAWSANMGSLATAQNTASTSRVVWTAPACADAGPPPSVTVVVTNAYGLSASMPFALSGLPACATGSSSAGFMATARASHTSTLLPSGKVLIATGENRSTPATAELYDPATNSWSSTGSMASPHDSAPDIVLPSGKVLVPGGYNQGSATAVVEVYDPATNAWSTARAMTAARFGHTATRLASGKVLVTGGFNGSFLSSTELYDPTTNTWTPAASMTSVRYLHMATLLPSGKVLVTGGYGSGFFSTTEVYDPATNSWTPTASMASVRYAHTSTLLASGKVLVVGGQYAYYNSHLATAEVYDPATNVWSPAGSLSVERSGHLATLLTSGKILVSGGADNADKPLTSVQVYDPATNSWSSTAPLAVARSAHNATLLNSGKVLISGGIGTGGAYLSSAELYTP from the coding sequence GTGTCCGTATTTCGCCGTCTCTCCTTTCTCCCCGCATTGCTGCTGCTCTGCATTGCCGCCTGTCACACGCAGCCGCAAGGCTCCGTCAGCTTCGCCGCCGCCGTCCAGCAAGCCCTTTCCGCCAGTGACGTCACCCGCGTCACGGTCACCATCTCCGCTTCCGACATGACCTCCATTGTCGTCGACCTGGCCGAGTCGAACGGCACCTGGGGAGGGTTGATCGGCAATATTCCCGCTGGCACCAACCGCACCTTCGTCGCCGACGCTTTCGACGCCTCCGGCACCAAGCGCTTCCAGGGACAGACATCCGGCGTCACCATCATCGCCAATCAGACAACCGCCGTCGCACTCACCCTGCAGGAGCTGTCTCCCCAACCGCCCTACAGCAACGAAGCCCCGCTGATTGACTCCGTCGTTGCGGCCACCACCGCCGTGCAGACGGGCGCCTCCCTCTCCCTCACCGCGACGGCCCACGACCCGAACCCGGGTGACACCCTCACCTATGCGTGGAGCGCCACGAGCGGTACCTTCTCGGCCCCCACCGCGGCCAATACCACCTGGACCGCGCCCACCACCCTCGGTGTCCAGACCCTCACCTTGACGGTGACGGACTCGCAGGGGGCGGCCGTCTCCGTCTCCCTTGCCATCAACGTCTACTCCGGTGTCGCCACCGGTAACGCCGCCATCAACATCTCCTTCAACTTCGCGCCCGTGGTCTCGAAGGTCTCCGCTTCCCTCAACCAGCTCGACGCGGGGCAGTCCACCGCGGTCTCCGTCATCGCCTCGGACGCGAATGGAGATACCCTCTCGTACCTGTGGTCCGCCTCCTGTCCCGGCACCTGGACGAACGACACCTCGAGCGCCGCGTCCTTCGTGCCGTCTTCGGTCCCGGCCAGCGCTTGCAACAACTGCCGTCTCACGGTGACCATCCAGGACGGTCGCGGTGGCCAGACGACGGGCTCGCTCAACCTGTGCGTGACCTCCACGTCCACTCAGCGTTTCCCGCCTGTCTTCACCCACTATTACCAGTCCGCCCTCTCCGCCTCCGCGGGACAGCCGGTCACCTTCGAGGTCAACGCCCAGGATCCCCAGTCCAGCACCCTGACGTTCGCGTGGAGCGCCAACATGGGCTCGCTGGCCACGGCGCAGAATACCGCCAGCACCAGCCGCGTCGTGTGGACGGCGCCTGCGTGCGCTGACGCGGGCCCTCCCCCCTCCGTGACGGTGGTGGTCACCAATGCGTACGGCCTCTCCGCGTCCATGCCCTTCGCCCTCTCCGGGCTGCCGGCCTGCGCAACCGGGTCGTCGTCGGCCGGCTTCATGGCCACGGCGCGCGCCAGCCACACCTCCACCCTGCTCCCCTCCGGCAAGGTGCTCATCGCGACGGGCGAGAATCGCAGCACGCCCGCCACCGCGGAGCTGTACGACCCGGCCACCAATTCCTGGTCCTCCACCGGCTCCATGGCCTCGCCCCACGACTCCGCCCCGGACATCGTGCTCCCGTCGGGCAAGGTGCTCGTCCCAGGCGGGTACAACCAAGGCTCCGCCACCGCCGTCGTGGAGGTGTACGACCCGGCCACCAACGCCTGGTCCACCGCCCGCGCCATGACCGCGGCACGCTTCGGCCACACCGCCACCCGGCTTGCCTCCGGCAAGGTGCTCGTCACGGGAGGGTTCAATGGCAGCTTCCTCTCCTCCACGGAGCTGTATGACCCGACCACCAACACCTGGACCCCCGCTGCGTCCATGACCTCGGTGCGCTACCTGCACATGGCCACCCTGCTCCCGTCGGGCAAGGTGCTCGTCACGGGAGGCTATGGTTCCGGCTTCTTCTCCACCACGGAGGTGTACGACCCGGCCACCAACTCCTGGACTCCCACTGCGTCCATGGCCTCGGTCCGCTACGCCCACACCTCGACGCTGCTCGCGTCCGGCAAGGTGCTCGTCGTGGGGGGACAGTACGCTTACTACAACAGCCATCTGGCGACCGCGGAGGTGTACGACCCGGCCACCAACGTCTGGTCCCCGGCGGGCTCCCTGAGCGTGGAACGCTCGGGACACCTCGCCACCCTGCTGACCTCCGGCAAGATCCTCGTCTCGGGCGGGGCCGACAACGCGGACAAACCCCTCACCTCCGTGCAGGTGTACGACCCGGCCACCAACTCCTGGTCCTCGACGGCGCCCCTGGCCGTGGCACGCAGTGCACACAACGCCACCCTGCTGAACTCCGGGAAGGTGCTCATCTCGGGGGGCATTGGCACCGGAGGCGCCTATCTCTCCTCCGCGGAGCTCTACACGCCCTGA
- a CDS encoding DUF1801 domain-containing protein, with the protein MANKTSKKPAKVAKKAATKRVTAKAAKQRKTATRSSARKPTKAAAKKPPAHHAMPKASATKTKSPAVAAKPALLSGGNPQIAKDYGDAPVQAYIAAMPGWKRDVGLRLDALIVRTVPGVHKAVKWNSPLYGVEGQGWFLSIHCFTKYIKVAFFRGMSLRPVPPGESKSKDTRYLDIHEDDPLDEAQLAAWVKQASQLPGERM; encoded by the coding sequence ATGGCCAACAAAACGTCCAAGAAGCCGGCGAAGGTCGCCAAGAAGGCCGCCACCAAGCGGGTCACTGCAAAGGCGGCCAAACAGCGCAAGACGGCCACCAGGTCATCGGCTCGTAAGCCCACGAAGGCCGCGGCGAAGAAACCGCCGGCGCACCATGCGATGCCCAAGGCCAGCGCAACCAAGACCAAGAGCCCCGCGGTGGCCGCGAAGCCGGCCCTCCTCTCAGGCGGCAACCCCCAGATCGCGAAGGACTACGGCGACGCCCCCGTGCAGGCCTACATCGCGGCCATGCCGGGCTGGAAACGCGACGTCGGGCTTCGTCTCGACGCGCTCATCGTGCGCACCGTCCCCGGCGTGCACAAGGCAGTCAAATGGAACTCGCCGCTGTACGGAGTCGAGGGCCAAGGCTGGTTTCTCAGCATCCATTGCTTCACGAAGTACATCAAGGTGGCTTTCTTCCGCGGCATGTCGCTGCGTCCTGTCCCCCCCGGCGAGTCCAAGAGCAAGGACACGCGCTACCTCGACATCCATGAGGACGACCCGCTCGACGAAGCTCAACTCGCCGCTTGGGTGAAGCAAGCCAGCCAATTGCCCGGCGAACGAATGTGA
- a CDS encoding methylated-DNA--[protein]-cysteine S-methyltransferase codes for MKLYTTTLKSPVGPLRLYANEGALTAIYLENHKRAPVLVASEGEEHSVLREARRQLEEYFAGERGSFELPLEPIGTPFQQTVWKALREIPLGVTWSYAGLARHIGREGASRAVGSANARNPLSIVVPCHRVVGTSGALTGYAGGVPTKQWLLEHEQRIRGGSSRVGQALLPL; via the coding sequence ATGAAGCTGTACACCACGACCCTGAAGAGCCCGGTGGGCCCCCTCCGGTTGTACGCCAACGAAGGGGCACTCACCGCCATCTACCTGGAGAACCACAAGCGGGCTCCCGTGCTCGTCGCGAGCGAGGGGGAGGAGCACTCGGTGCTGCGGGAGGCACGACGCCAGTTGGAGGAGTATTTCGCGGGCGAGCGTGGGTCCTTCGAGCTTCCGCTCGAGCCGATCGGGACGCCCTTCCAGCAGACGGTGTGGAAGGCACTCCGGGAGATTCCGTTGGGCGTCACCTGGTCCTATGCGGGCCTGGCGCGCCACATCGGCCGGGAGGGGGCCTCGCGGGCGGTCGGGTCCGCGAACGCGAGGAATCCGCTCTCCATCGTCGTTCCCTGTCATCGGGTGGTGGGCACCAGCGGGGCGCTCACCGGATACGCGGGGGGCGTGCCCACCAAGCAGTGGCTGCTCGAGCATGAGCAGCGGATTCGTGGGGGCTCCTCTCGGGTGGGCCAGGCCTTGCTCCCACTCTAA